TTCTTGGTAACAACTTACAGCATGTTATTCAATATCAAATGATAATATGAACTTACAATCTTAAGGTGATTCAGTCCATCAAAATCTGGATCTTGATTGCCAAAAACTTGTAAGACTTCCTCCCTTGCACGTGTTTGCCAATCAGGGTACATACTCAATAATATCATTGTCCAAACAAGCAAAGATGAAGTGGTCTCCTGCCCTgcaaagtaaaataatttgCATTCCGCAATAACATCTTCAATATTCATTCCAACATTTTTATTGTTTCCATGTTCTTGGATTTCCTTGTGATTTGACTCCAGAAGTATATCTAACAAGTCATGTTTAGTGGCTTCACCCTCCTTTAATGCTTTCTCTCTGTTATTAATGATATCCATAAGTGAAGCTTTTATTTCCCTGTCAATTGCTTTCATCCTTCTATGGGTAGCAGTGGGTACAAACCTACAAGGGAACATAACCAATCCTGTATTAATCATGATTTGAAGGaaattctcttttttatatcaaatagaTTTCTATGATGGTTTTTTCAATGCTAAATATAGTTTGATTTTACAAGTCGAAATAAAGAGATACCACATAATCATGTCACAATATTTGGTAAAATGGTTGTTGTAAACAAGTTTCTTTGATTCTTAATGATAAGTACTGTTTTCTAATCACAATGTCCTTCACAAAAGAATGGAAGGTTTAGTTAAATAAAGATCATCAAAATGCTTGGTACTTGAGTCTATCAAGTagtcaaatatataattagttttacCTCCATCCAGGGATGTAAACTTTCAACATAATTTGCACTGTTAGCTGAGTTTGCTCTTTTAGAAGTTGAAATATTCTTCGTCCTTCTTCATAACTACTTCCAAATGCTGTTCGAGAAATTGCGTCACTAGCCAAAGTCTGAAGGAAAGGCCATATGTCTATTTCACTTGATCCATTGAAAGACAACATTTCTTCCCATTTGCTAATCAGATCATCACAACATTTGATGAATAGTGGTAACATATCCTGAGGTGTAATGCAGAAATAGcgaaatgttaaaattttcaatgtCAACATAGGTTGGTAAATATACAGACTTCACATCATGTTACTTTTATACCAACAGATGTTAGATCCAAGAGAATACATttttgtggagtaatttttacatgcaaaataaaaataacacatatGTGCAACACAAATAACTGTCTTACATTTTCGGAAGGTACATTAGTCAATATGTAATATCTATGTCTAGTAATAAGAAACTAACCTTCAACTTCTCTAAGTTAAAAGCAGGATTGATTATCTTTCTGTGCTTGCTCCACTTTTCTCCCTCGAGTCTTACAAGGCCAGGAGCTAGTAACCTGAATTGTGGATTCATATTAATCTTTTCGAAGTCATTAGACTTGTTCAATACATCTTTGATTAGCTCAGGATCAGTGAGGGTCACCCTTGGTGCCGGTCCAAAccaaataaaagaattttttcctGCACAACATCAACAAACAATACGAATATGGTTAATTTGAAtatgaaaaggaagaaaaaaaatatcaagaatCGAAAAGAATAGACAAATTTGTGTGTGCTATTTGACTTTGACATATATACATGTGTGTTTCTTGATCTTAGACAAAAGTTGTTAAGATTAAAGGATAAAGTCGtgtgattttttaaattaatcatgtGATGATAGGAATCAATAGCAGAAATGAAAGAATATAGTATTGTCTGTACTAAAACCTTGGAAATCagaggaaaacaaaaaaattaagaccCAATTCAGCTCCTTACTCAAAGAAACAGCAGGACCAATTAGGAAGACTTTTCACTCCATCATTCGGTTACTCCTAAGAATAGTCATTCCTTCTCTGTCCCTGCATGCTCTCTATCCATTCAGTTATGCTTTCCATTTTTTAAGCTGTCATCCGTCTTTTCTCTCATACCCAAAAAAACGCCTCTTCATTATTCTCCTTCACTTAATTTGTACTCTCATCTTTCCTTCCCTACTATACTGTGGACATAAAATAGGCTGTGTAAACGAGTTTATACATTAATGAGCCTTTAATCTTGACCTTTCAAGCATGTTTTTGTATGGCTAAAATTTACTCATCTCAttttgttagagatattatatttagtttatattgtgtttatgttcattagggaaatatagtccctatatgtttattaaggaaacattgttcttattttattttattttattcttacatattcatttgtatttgggcttaacccatatttcttctattataaatagagaatcctatgtgtgtatttaNNNNNNNNNNNNNNNNNNNNNNNNNNNNNNNNNNNNNNNNNNNNNNNNNNNNNNNNNNNNNNNNNNNNNNNNNNNNNNNNNNNNNNNNNNNNNNNNNNNNNNNNNNNNNNNNNNNNNNNNNNNNNNNNNNNNNNNNNNNNNNNNNNNNNNNNNNNNNNNNNNNNNNNNNNNNNNNNNNNNNNNNNNNNNNNNNNNNNNNNNNNNNNNNNNNNNNNNNNNNNNNNNNNNNNNNNNNNNNNNNNNNNNNNNNNNNNNNNNNNNNNNNNNNNNNNNNNNNNNNNNNNNNNNNNNNNNNNNNNNNNNNNNNNNNNNNNNNNNNNNNNNNNNNNNNNNNNNNNNNNNNNNNNNNNNNNNNNNNNNNNNNNNNNNNNNNNNNNNNNNNNNNNNNNNNNNNNNNNNNNNNNNNNNNNNNNNNNNNNNNNNNNNNNNNNNNNNNNNNNNNNNNNNNNNNNNNNNNNNNNNNNNNNNNNNNNNNNNNNNNNNNNNNNNNNNNNNNNNNNNNNNNNNNNNNNNNNNNNNNNNNNNNNNNNNNNNNNNNNNNNNNNNNNNNNNNNNNNNNNNNNNNNNNNNNNNNNNNNNNNNNNNNNNNNNNNNNNNNNNNNNNNNNNNNNNNNNNNNNNNNNNNNNNNNNNNNNNNNNNNNNNNNNNNNNNNNNNNNNNNNNNNNNNNNNNNNNNNNNNNNNNNNNNNNNNNNNNNNNNNNNNNNNNNNNNNNNNNNNNNNNNNNNNNNNNNNNNNNNNNNNNNNNNNNNNNNNNNNNNNNNNNNNNNNNNNNNNNNNNNNNNNNNNNNNNNNNNNNNNNNNNNNNNNNNNNNNNNNNNNNNNNNNNNNNNNNNNNNNNNNNNNNNNNNNNNNNNNNNNNNNNNNNNNNNNNNNNNNNNNNNNNNNNNNNNNNNNNNNNNNNNNNNNNNNNNNNNNNNNNNNNNNNNNNNNNNNNNNNNNNNNNNNNNNNNNNNNNNNNNNNNNNNNNNNNNNNNNNNNNNNNNNNNNNNNNNNNNNNNNNNNNNNNNNNNNNNNNNNNNNNNNNNNNNNNNNNNNNNNNNNNNNNNNNNNNNNNNNNNNNNNNNNNNNNNNNNNNNNNNNNNNNNNNNNNNNNNNNNNNNNNNNNNNNNNNNNNNNNNNNNNNNNNNNNNNNNNNNNNNNNNNNNNNNNNNNNNNNNNNNNNNNNNNNNNNNNNNNNNNNNNNNNNNNNNNNNNNNNNNNNNNNNNNNNNNNNNNNNNNNNNNNNNNNNNNNNNNNNNNNNNNNNNNNNNNNNNNNNNNNNNNNNNNNNNNNNNNNNNNNNNNNNNNNNNNNNNNNNNNNNNNNNNNNNNNNNNNNNNNNNNNNNNNNNNNNNNNNNNNaaatatagtccctatatgtttattagggaaacattgttcttattttattttattttattcttacatattcatttgtatttgggcttaacccatatttcttctattataaatagagaaccctatgtgtgtatttatcACAAgagattaattccaatatataattttcactatatttaacatcaTTCATATAAATATGGAACACCATGTAGAAGGCTTCTAATTCATTCTGTAAAATTTCTAAGCATATACTCCACATATCATTAGACTAAACAAACATAATAACACAATGCATGTGGCACAGAAAAATGATAGGTACCAGACTGATATTCAAACAAAATGATGcaaaaatagaaatcaaagAAATTTGGAAAATTGTTTGCAAGAAACAATAGCAACCACTGCTCTCTATAGTAAGGACTCAGAAAATTGCATGCACTTTATAGCCTTCAAGAGCAGTTCAATAAATCATAAGAACCTTAGAATTTAGAACAAAGCTTTTCATTGCCCCTTGCACCAAAGATCCAATCTGTATGGTGAGCTTTCACGTAAACCAAGTCCTCTACCTGACATTTCACCTCTCTTCTTTCTCGATTTCTAATCTTTGTTTCTTCTAAATCCTTTTACTTCAAGGTAGCAATTTCATTCAAACCTTCTGTCATATATGTTTAGATACTTTCTTTCCCATCCAAAAGAAAGGACCTTATAAGTACAGAAGAATATCCTCGTGCAAGGACAAATACCATTGCGGCATTATGGTTTCGTGTTTTTTAAGGATATTTAGACTGTGCCTGCCTACACCTTTGACTTATGGAAGAAAGAACAGAGCATTAATCtgctttaatttaaatttgtatgcCTTGAAAGTTCACCAGTATTCCTCTTCTTCCATTATATCATGTGATTGCAAACCTAGTTTCATGTCATTTGTAATGACAGGGATCTCCAAATTATGATCATTACCTTATTACTAAAGGGATTTGACTGATGTTGATTACATTATGCACGGTACAAAAAGTAGTTTGTTCTAACTAGTATGAACATTCTCATTTGTTCTTATCTCAAATTATTTCGTCAGATTCAGTAAACGAACTCATCATATAATGAACATTTTCATATATAGACATAATGTATTTACAGATAAGAGTTTGGTATCAGTCTGAAATGTCTCCCAGAGATTTCTTTGTAGCTCTGTAAGTGTGTCTGATGGCAAGCCCCTAGCAAGGATGAACCAAAACTAGAAGGAAAATGCCATGGATATGTCACGGATGAAGGGGGCagaatttggtggtggtgaatgGAAGCTAAGTGTCTCGGTTTTGATTTATTGTATGGTGATGGAAGATGTGTTTAAGGGTTCTccaagagaggttgggccaactcttggaggaaggtggctagagagACCACTTTGATTGCTCTATGCTAAGGTGACATAATAAGAGTAGTATGGCTCAAGTTTGACAGCATAACATTACTCTATTTCAAAGGTAATTACATGAAGAGAGAcatctctatttataggctaaggtgtcttAAAATGGACAAAAACTTTAACCgaaaagagccaccttggttgcCTTGGAGaacaaggagaaatcctctccaatagaAGGGAGACAAGTGACAAAAATCCTCTTAAATAAGAGAGTGACATGCAACCACTACCTATGAAAAAATCTCGATTCCTAGAATGACATATGACCACTAACTAGATGGAAAAACTCTCTAATGAAAGGAGACACATGTCATGGCCGAACCATGCTCCTTGTCCTCCAAAGTTGGCAAAAAATGTTGACCCTCGGTCAACTCTTGAAATAGACGTTCACCTTGGTCAATATTAGACTTTTGGCCCTTTGTTGATTTAAGTGGCCAAAACCTTTTTTTACATGACCCAAAATATAAGTCCAAATTAAAATCCTATATTACGtccaaataaaaaatctaaattatttaacgatggtaaaaaaaagaaaaacttgactTTAACTTTACTTTCTTTAGTTGACTATTCTTGTATTTATTTGGCCATATGGAACCTTTGGTTAGATGGTTGTAATCATGATCTAAAATCTAAATGCATAAAACTAGCTTATCAATTAAATCCAGTTATCTACTTTGTAGCTTTTGGAATCTGTCAATCTAGAGGACACTCAATCAATGTACTCCGAGAAGTCACACTTAGTTACTGACGTACAAGAAAAgtgttaaattttataagacGTTTGATAATAGAAAATTAGAGttgaattggaaaaaaaaattgtaaaatagcGAACTTACTTAGCTACTTCTTTCCAGATAAAACATTATTTGTTCTGTGACATGTTAATCTGTCAGTAGAAAAAATAACATCCTATGCAAAGCCATccaaatataataattcatGAACAAATATTGGGTATCATGTGAGTGAAATATTCTGATTTATTCTGAACAACTAGTACGCAAGTTAGCATGGATGGTTCAGCCAAACAGTACTtggagaaaacaaaagaaggcCTGAacgaagaaagagaaaggaacaggtagaaaaagataataaaagaaGGAACGAGAAGCATACCGTGTGTGTTGATACTGTGATGGAAAAAGGAAGAGACACGAGGCACTATGTGGTGTGAGAAGAGATTCATGGGTTTGGAGATGGCTTCGTTTCTCATCTTCACAAATTCATTGGTGTCTCCAACGAAAAGCGTATATGGATTGCCTTGAAGACCTTGCTCTCTTAGAAGCCTTTCAAGCCTCTTTGGTGTGAACCATAACCAATTCAGCATCCTCCATGCCCATATCAGAATCAAGATCAGCATCACCATCAGAATCCTTCTCCACACTACTTCCATTTCTCTCTACCAGAGTTCGGTGGAGCAACCAAAACTGGAAAATGTTGATGACTATCGGAAGGCCAACAAGAGATTTCGGTACGTAACGTTTTCTTTGGTTTAGAACATTCCTTCGATACCTTCCGAAAAATAAATGCATTAACTATtcctaaaatttgttttttctctgtaattattaatatgttttcttgttttttattagGTTATAAGAAGAAGTAAgtatgtgttttaatttagtacacacttaaataattttttttatcgtcaattttgattattttaatttacaaatttaatcatTGTTTAGAAAAAATACTTTGTACCACAAATAGATCATTGGTCTAAAAGAAaggtttgaaattgaaaattgatactttcatataaataaattatttacattcatttaactttattttttttaaattataaatattcacttatttataattattttatttttataatttacgtcaaatgtaaaaatatattatcttatcattatttttttgaattagaagaaaaaaaaaataaaactttaattaaaagatcTCAGCTAAAAGTATTtagattataattatattatttattaagttaaaatcgttatatatatatatatatatatatataaatatatataatattattaaaagtagtGTGTGTTTTTTCAGATCCGGGTCAAACTTTTTCCTAGAAAAATCTTTCAATCCTAATCTTCCTTTTGTCGTCATGCAACTTTTCTTCTACACGGCATCTGGATACTGCCGGAACGGGAATAACGGACAAGACTATGGAAAATTTggacaaaaattaattattaataatttattacatgtttttaaaaatttatttacttaattataaataacagTAAATATTAACATAAGAGTTTTGTTAAATCTGGTTtaaaattggttaaatttttccaaattctttttagatattaaaaatcaacaaaaagatgagtaatatattatgattatttataagatatatttaaagatattacttgtaacattttatttttaacaagtaaaatattactaaaatgaaatattagatataagataatggaactattaaatatatatatatatatatatatatatatatatatatatatatatatatatatatatatatatatatatatatatataggggcttgctaacttgcgtacgcctgtttttcagttggtacattttagcaatgtgtaccNNNNNNNNNNNNNNNNNNNNNNNNNNNNNNNNNNNNNNNNNNNNNNNNNNNNNNNNNNNNNNNNNNNNNNNNNNNNNNNNNNNNNNNNNNNNNNNNNNNNNNNNNNNNNNNNNNNNNNNNNNNNNNNNNNNNNNNNNNNNNNNNNNNNNNNNNNNNNNNNNNNNNNNNNNNNNNNNNNNNNNNNNNNNNNNNNNNNNNNNNNNNNNNNNNNNNNNNNNNNNNNNNNNNNNNNNNNNNNNNNNNNNNNNNNNNNNNNNNNNNNNNNNNNNNNNNNNNNNNNNNNNNNNNNNNNNNNNNNNNNNNNNNNNNNNNNNNNNNNNNNNNNNNNNNNNNNNNNNNNNNNNNNNNNNNNNNNNNNNNNNNNNNNNNNNNNNNNNNNNNNNNNNNNNNNNNNNNNNNNNNNNNNNNNNNNNNNNNNNNNNNNNNNNNNNNNNNNNNNNNNNNNNNNNNNNNNNNNNNNNNNNNNNNNNNNNNNNNNNNNNNNNNNNNNNNNNNNNNNNNNNNNNNNNNNNNNNNNNNNNNNNNNNNNNNNNNNNNNNNNNNNNNNNNNNNNNNNNNNNNNNNNNNNNNNNNNNNNNNNNNNNNNNNNNNNNNNNNNNNNNNNNNNNNNNNNNNNNNNNNNNNNNNNNNNNNNNNNNNNNNNNNNNNNNNNNNNNNNNNNNNNNNNNNNNNNNNNNNNNNNNNNNNNNNNNNNNNNNNNNNNNNNNNNNNNNNNNNNNNNNNNNNNNNNNNNNNNNNNNNNNNNNNNNNNNNNNNNNNNNNNNNNNNNNNNNNNNNNNNNNNNNNNNNNNNNNNNNNNNNNNNNNNNNNNNNNNNNNNNNNNNNNNNNNNNNNNNNNNNNNNNNNNNNNNNNNNNNNNNNNNNNNNNNNNNNNNNNNNNNNNNNNNNNNNNNNNNNNNNNNNNNNNNNNNNNNNNNNNNNNNNNNNNNNNNNNNNNNNNNNNNNNNNNNNNNNNNNNNNNNNNNNNNNNNNNNNNNNNNNNNNNNNNNNNNNNNNNNNNNNNNNNNNNNNNNNNNNNNNNNNNNNNNNNNNNNNNNNNNNNNNNNNNNNNNNNNNNNNNNNNNNNNNNNNNNNNNNNNNNNNNNNNNNNNNNNNNNNNNNNNNNNNNNNNNNNNNNNNNNNNNNNNNNNNNNNNNNNNNNNNNNNNNNNNNNNNNNNNNNNNNNNNNNNNNNNNNNNNNNNNNNNNNNNNNNNNNNNNNNNNNNNNNNNNNNNNNNNNNNNNNNNNNNNNNNNNNNNNNNNNNNNNNNNNNNNNNNNNNNNNNNNNNNNNNNNNNNNNNNNNNNNNNNNNNNNNNNNNNNNNNNNNNNNNNNNNNNNNNNNNNNNNNNNNNNNNNNNNNNNNNNNNNNNNNNNNNNNNNNNNNNNNNNNNNNNNNNNNNNNNNNNNNNNNNNNNNNNNNNNNNNNNNNNNNNNNNNNNNNNNNNNNNNNNNNNNNNNNNNNNNNNNNNNNNNNNNNNNNNNNNNNNNNNNNNNNNNNNNNNNNNNNNNNNNNNNNNNNNNNNNNNNNNNNNNNNNNNNNNNNNNNNNNNNNNNNNNNNNNNNNNNNNNNNNNNNNNNNNNNNNNNNNNNNNNNNNNNNNNNNNNNNNNNNNNNNNNNNNNNNNNNNNNNNNNNNNNNNNNNNNNaacaagcattaagcatagaaatcaaatactaacatgaattggaaaagcatatatcattaacatcacaaaatacataagaattccatgttttataactaatctcaacaaataggaaaagccctccatggtggagaacttagggttctacaaaattgaagagataaggaagaaattggaaccaaagagaagatgcaaagcctttcccaaggttcttggcaactgctccatgctccatttgtgcCTCCCCTtcacatctccatctccaatttgtgacccatcttcttcctcaacccaaaaggggcaaaatcaccattggtgaagcttgaagacccaaggaggagtgggagagcttcccaacaccccaaagagcctccaagggcctctcccaatctctctaggtgaagaatgaagtgtaggaggagaagaatgccccaaaaatcgcgagacccatgtttaaataacccattttgacacaaCAGCAGAAATTCGCGCCTAACGCTCCTTCTGGGGCGCTTGGGCGCCAAATTCTGGGCAAAACAGCGAagcaaagggcgcccagcgctCTTCTGGGGTGCCCAGGCGtgaaatctgcagaaaaagggCGCTCAACGCCCCCCACGGGCGCCCGGGCGCGGAAATTTGGCTGCACAGAAGGGCGCCCAGGGGGCGCCCGGGCATGAcaattttgacagcattctaaaattcaggctcttgtgcgcttccaaaggcgtccaacatgggtatttgcttcaaattaatcttttattgtcccaaaacatgttcccttgagttcttgcttgttttNctccactagaattgcttcctattcatttatttcacacactcaaacatagagattagaggtaaaaacaaacatatactaaataaaacacaagaaaactagaaaacacactaaacgtgaagataaaacaaggtaaaagctatgaaggagttgatttgttcacaaaatgtacacacacaaacatgttaaatcaaccgttatcaacaacACAAAAGCAATGATAAGCTAGTGACAAGACAATTCATATCACCTTTATaacataacatatataaatcatttaaatcaCATACATTAACCCAAACATCTTAACATGCAAAGACTATCCGAATATTGTATGGAATGTCGAGTTACAGAGGTTCCTGCACCAGTGTGGTGGAACAGCTAGACTACCCCCAAGCTACCACACCAGGTTAGTCCTACAAACGCCCTTTTACCAACTAGAGAATGACACCTCAAGCTcagacctcctgctattctcacgacatgactcatcactctctacttgagcatggatgatcattagaatgtcaggataaacctCAACTTAACTCTGTCATTCATACTATCAATACTTGAAACCACCACCAAGAAGTGCCTCCTCGGAAATCATTTTCACAACTTGAAACTATTGATATCACTTCACCTTTGCATTGAATCCATTTGAAACCATATACACATTCTTGTTTccaattcatattataaatcaattcataCTTCACAATAAGTATTATAAACAAATCATTCAAACACTCACATACATTGAAAACACTCtaaggaaatatataaaaatcttagttgaaaatttgatattttcgcTCAGCCACCAAGTCTGTTCGCTTAGCTAAAAATGTCTATCCGCCCACTCGCTCAGCCACCAATGTAAGACCCGAGTAAATTCAAGAATTACCAAGTAGTGTCAAAATTCAAGTTATATTGTAAAATACAATGCTGTCAGGTTTGACTTGGTTTAGTNNNNNNNNNNNNNNNNNNNNNNNNNNNNNNNNNNNNNNNNNNNNNNNNNNNNNNNNNNNNNNNNNNNNNNNNNNNNNNNNNNNNNNNNNNNNNNNNNNNNNNNNNNNNNNNNNNNNNNNNNNNNNNNNNNNNNNNNNNNNNNNNNNNNNNNNNNNNNNNNNNNNNNNNNNNNNNNNNNNNNNNNNNNNNNNNNNNNNNNNNNNNNNNNNNNNNNNNNNNNNNNNNNNNNNNNNNNNNNNNNNNNNNNNNNNNNNNNNNNNNNNNNNNNNNNNNNNNNNNNNNNNNNNNNNNNNNNNNNNNNNNNNNNNNNNNNNNNNNNNNNNNNNNNNNNNNNNNNNNNNNNNNNNNNNNNNNNNNNNNNNNNNNNNNNNNNNNNNNNNNNNNNNNNNNNNNNNNNNNNNNNNNNNNNNNNNNNNNNNNNNNNNNNNNNNNNNNNNNNNNNNNNNNNNNNNNNNNNNNNNNNNNNNNNNNNNNNNNNNNNNNNNNNNNNNNNNNNNNNNNNNNNNNNNNNNNNNNNNNNNNNNNNNNNNNNNNNNNNNNNNNNNNNNNNNNNNNNNNNNNNNNNNNNNNNNNNNNNNNNNNNNNNNNNNNNNNNNNNNNNNNNNNNNNNNNNNNNNNNNNNNNNNNNNNNNNNNNNNNNNNNNNNNNNNNNNNNNNNNNNNNNNNNNNNNNNNNNNNNNNNNNNNNNNNNNNNNNNNNNNNNNNNNNNNNNNNNNNNNNNNNNNNNNNNNNNNNNNNNNNNNNNNNNNNNNNNNNNNNNNNNNNNNNNNNNNNNNNNNNNNNNNNNNNNNNNNNNNNNNNNNNNNNNNNNNNNNNNNNNNNNNNNNNNNNNNNNNNNNNNNNNNNNNNNNNNNNNNNNNNNNNNNNNNNNNNNNNNNNNNNNNNNNNNNNNNNNNNNNNNNNNNNNNNNNNNNNNNNNNNNNNNNNNNNNNNNNNNNNNNNNNNNNNNNNNNNNNNNNNNNNNNNNNNNNNNNNNNNNNNNNNNNNNNNNNNNNNNNNNNNNNNNNNNNNNNNNNNNNNNNNNNNNNNNNNNNNNNNNNNNNNNNNNNNNNNNNNNNNNNNNNNNNNNNNNNNNNNNNNNNNNNNNNNNNNNNNNNNNNNNNNNNNNNNNNNNNNNNNNNNNNNNNNNNNNNNNNNNNNNNNNNNNNNNNNNNNNNNNNNNNNNNNNNNNNNNNNNNNNNNNNNNNNNNNNNNNNNNNNNNNNNNNNNNNNNNNNNNNNNNNNNNNNNNNNNNNNNNNNNNNNNNNNNNNNNNNNNNNNNNNNNNNNNNNNNNNNNNNNNNNNNNNNNNNNNNNNNNNNNNNNNNNNNNNNNNNNNNNNNNNNNNNNNNNNNNNNNNNNNNNNNNNNNNNNNNNNNNNNNNNNNNNNNNNNNNNNNNNNNNNNNNNNNNNNNNNNNNNNNNNNNNNNNNNNNNNNNNNNNNNNNNNNNNNNNNNNNN
This DNA window, taken from Vigna radiata var. radiata cultivar VC1973A chromosome 5, Vradiata_ver6, whole genome shotgun sequence, encodes the following:
- the LOC106762158 gene encoding cytochrome P450 CYP72A219 isoform X1: MEVVWRRILMVMLILILIWAWRMLNWLWFTPKRLERLLREQGLQGNPYTLFVGDTNEFVKMRNEAISKPMNLFSHHIVPRVSSFFHHSINTHGKNSFIWFGPAPRVTLTDPELIKDVLNKSNDFEKINMNPQFRLLAPGLVRLEGEKWSKHRKIINPAFNLEKLKDMLPLFIKCCDDLISKWEEMLSFNGSSEIDIWPFLQTLASDAISRTAFGSSYEEGRRIFQLLKEQTQLTVQIMLKVYIPGWRFVPTATHRRMKAIDREIKASLMDIINNREKALKEGEATKHDLLDILLESNHKEIQEHGNNKNVGMNIEDVIAECKLFYFAGQETTSSLLVWTMILLSMYPDWQTRAREEVLQVFGNQDPDFDGLNHLKIVTMILNEVLRLYSPVIGLARKVRKDVKLGNLSLVAGMQLSIPTILVHHDCELWGYDAKEFKPERFAEGVLKATNGRASLIPFGGGPRICIGQNFSLLEAKIALSMILQRFSFELSSTYTHAPTTVITLQPQYGAHLILRKVEI
- the LOC106762158 gene encoding cytochrome P450 CYP72A219 isoform X2, encoding MEVVWRSIVIVMLIMVLIWAWRMLNWLWFTPKRLERLLREQGLQGNPYTLFFGDTNEFVKMRNEAFSKPMNLFSHHIVPRVFTFFHHSINTHGKNSFIWFGPAPRVTLTDPELIKDVLNKSNDFEKINMNPQFRLLAPGLVRLEGEKWSKHRKIINPAFNLEKLKDMLPLFIKCCDDLISKWEEMLSFNGSSEIDIWPFLQTLASDAISRTAFGSSYEEGRRIFQLLKEQTQLTVQIMLKVYIPGWRFVPTATHRRMKAIDREIKASLMDIINNREKALKEGEATKHDLLDILLESNHKEIQEHGNNKNVGMNIEDVIAECKLFYFAGQETTSSLLVWTMILLSMYPDWQTRAREEVLQVFGNQDPDFDGLNHLKIVTMILNEVLRLYSPVIGLARKVRKDVKLGNLSLVAGMQLSIPTILVHHDCELWGYDAKEFKPERFAEGVLKATNGRASLIPFGGGPRICIGQNFSLLEAKIALSMILQRFSFELSSTYTHAPTTVITLQPQYGAHLILRKVEI